One Mixta gaviniae genomic window carries:
- a CDS encoding MFS transporter: MFKNLRWTIVLLLFLVYMINYLDRVALSLTVPMIEKDLMLNAEQFGMIFGSFFFGYALFNFIGGLATDKYGPTLVLGLAVGMWSLFCGLTAIATGFWSMLILRVLFGMAEGPICASANKAINGWFPKKQAATAMGFLSAGSPLGGAVAGPIIGYLALAFGWRPAFVIICSIGIVWMVVWFFIAADNPARSKRVSADERALIEKLKEAQPGEEADLTQAAHGLGYYLRQPIILVTAFAFFCYNYILFFFLSWFPAYLVQAHGLDIKSMSMTTMIPWIVGFVGLALGGWISDKIFNITGRLLLSRKIVLVVALLAAALCVALAGTVEGVTSAVLLMSISIFFLYITGAIYWAIIQDVVHKSRVGGISGFIHLVGSVSGIIGPIVTGFIVQHTGKFDSAFVLAGVVAALGAFLVLFVIKSPKASGKPVSV; this comes from the coding sequence ATGTTCAAGAACTTGCGCTGGACCATCGTACTTCTGCTGTTTCTGGTTTACATGATCAACTACCTCGATCGTGTCGCCCTCTCCCTGACGGTGCCGATGATCGAAAAAGATCTGATGCTGAACGCCGAACAATTCGGCATGATTTTCGGCAGCTTCTTTTTCGGTTACGCGCTGTTTAACTTTATCGGCGGCCTCGCGACCGATAAATATGGCCCGACGCTGGTGCTGGGCCTCGCCGTCGGCATGTGGTCGCTGTTCTGCGGCCTGACCGCCATCGCTACCGGCTTCTGGTCAATGCTGATCCTGCGCGTGCTGTTCGGCATGGCAGAAGGCCCGATCTGCGCCTCGGCCAATAAGGCGATCAACGGCTGGTTCCCGAAAAAACAGGCGGCGACCGCTATGGGCTTTCTTAGCGCCGGCTCGCCGCTCGGCGGCGCGGTGGCCGGCCCGATTATCGGCTATCTGGCGCTGGCGTTCGGCTGGCGTCCGGCGTTCGTGATCATCTGCTCGATCGGCATCGTCTGGATGGTGGTCTGGTTCTTTATCGCCGCCGATAACCCGGCGCGCAGTAAACGCGTCTCCGCTGACGAGCGCGCGCTGATCGAAAAACTGAAAGAGGCGCAGCCGGGCGAAGAAGCGGACCTGACGCAGGCCGCGCACGGCCTGGGCTACTATCTGCGTCAGCCGATTATCCTGGTCACCGCCTTCGCCTTCTTCTGCTACAACTATATTCTCTTCTTCTTCCTCAGCTGGTTCCCGGCCTATCTGGTGCAGGCACATGGCCTGGATATCAAATCGATGAGCATGACCACCATGATCCCGTGGATTGTCGGCTTCGTCGGGCTGGCGCTCGGCGGCTGGATCTCCGATAAAATCTTCAACATCACCGGCCGCCTGCTGCTGTCGCGAAAAATTGTGCTGGTGGTCGCGTTACTGGCCGCCGCTCTTTGTGTCGCGCTGGCCGGTACGGTAGAAGGGGTAACCTCAGCGGTGCTGCTGATGTCGATCTCGATCTTCTTCCTCTATATCACCGGGGCGATCTACTGGGCGATTATTCAGGACGTGGTGCATAAGAGCCGCGTAGGTGGGATCAGCGGCTTTATTCATCTGGTAGGCAGCGTGTCAGGCATCATCGGTCCGATTGTCACCGGCTTTATCGTGCAGCATACCGGCAAGTTCGACAGCGCCTTTGTGCTGGCCGGCGTGGTAGCGGCGCTGGGCGCCTTCCTGGTGCTGTTCGTGATAAAAAGCCCGAAAGCCAGCGGCAAACCCGTTTCAGTGTAA
- a CDS encoding mannitol dehydrogenase family protein: MLSVETLASAVHLPDYPREQLRPRMLHIGFGAFHRAHQAVCADRLAREQQSDWGYIECGINPHSSSRLLDDLRGQDHLYSVTEMTDGGETTRVIGVICATADARTDGIEAVIEAMSQPQIAIVSMTVTEKGYCHHPASGQLNLEHPLIQHDLAHPEAPQSLPGVILAAVKRRRERGLPPFSVMSCDNMPENGQVTRRVVVQLAEQQDIGLADYIRQHLTFPSTMVDRIVPAMTPEALETLGEKLGCFDPVAVQCEPFFQWVIEDNFVNGRPAWERAGAELVQDVVPFEEMKLRMLNGSHSFLAYLGYLAGYQHISDCMGDEYFLRAARTLMLEEQAPTLNTPHVDLTAYADSLIARYQNRAIKHRTGQIASDGTQKLPQRWLASIRWHLAHNSRFDLLALGVAGWIRYVGGVDEQGAAITLNDPLKETLAQRVSDSADGEARIAALLSLQKVFGDDLPANPQFSARVLHFYQLLLQLGAKETVKRVITSY, encoded by the coding sequence ATGCTATCCGTCGAGACACTGGCCAGTGCTGTCCATCTTCCCGATTACCCGCGCGAACAGCTGCGTCCACGCATGCTGCATATCGGCTTCGGCGCCTTTCATCGCGCCCATCAGGCGGTATGCGCCGATCGCCTGGCGCGCGAACAGCAGAGCGACTGGGGCTATATCGAGTGCGGAATTAACCCGCACAGCAGCAGCCGCCTGCTTGACGATCTACGCGGGCAGGATCATCTCTACAGCGTCACTGAGATGACGGACGGTGGCGAAACCACGCGCGTCATCGGCGTGATCTGCGCCACGGCGGATGCACGTACCGACGGCATCGAGGCGGTCATCGAGGCGATGAGCCAGCCGCAGATCGCCATCGTCTCAATGACCGTGACCGAAAAAGGCTACTGCCATCACCCCGCCAGCGGCCAGCTCAATCTGGAGCATCCTTTAATTCAGCACGACCTTGCGCATCCCGAGGCGCCGCAGTCACTGCCGGGCGTGATCCTTGCCGCCGTCAAACGCCGCCGCGAGCGCGGGCTGCCCCCTTTCAGCGTAATGTCCTGCGATAATATGCCGGAAAACGGCCAGGTAACGCGCCGGGTGGTAGTGCAACTGGCGGAGCAGCAGGACATCGGGCTGGCGGACTACATTCGCCAGCATCTGACCTTCCCTTCAACCATGGTCGATCGCATTGTACCGGCGATGACGCCGGAGGCGCTGGAGACGCTGGGTGAAAAGCTCGGCTGCTTTGATCCGGTCGCGGTGCAGTGCGAGCCGTTTTTCCAGTGGGTGATTGAGGATAATTTCGTCAACGGCCGTCCGGCATGGGAGCGGGCAGGCGCGGAGTTGGTACAGGACGTGGTACCTTTCGAAGAGATGAAGCTGCGCATGCTCAACGGCAGCCACTCGTTTCTCGCTTATCTTGGCTATCTGGCGGGCTATCAGCATATCAGCGACTGTATGGGCGATGAGTATTTCCTGCGCGCCGCGCGCACGCTGATGCTGGAGGAGCAGGCGCCAACCCTCAACACGCCGCATGTCGATTTAACCGCTTATGCGGATTCGCTGATCGCGCGTTACCAGAACCGCGCCATCAAACACCGCACCGGGCAGATTGCCTCCGACGGCACGCAAAAGCTGCCGCAGCGCTGGCTGGCGAGCATTCGCTGGCATCTGGCGCATAACAGCCGTTTCGATCTGCTGGCGTTAGGGGTGGCGGGCTGGATACGCTACGTCGGCGGCGTCGATGAACAGGGCGCGGCCATTACCCTCAACGATCCGCTGAAAGAGACGCTGGCGCAGCGGGTGAGCGACAGCGCCGACGGCGAAGCGCGCATTGCCGCCCTGCTCTCGCTGCAAAAAGTGTTCGGTGACGATCTGCCTGCCAACCCGCAGTTCAGCGCGCGCGTGCTGCACTTTTACCAGCTGCTGCTGCAGCTCGGCGCGAAAGAGACGGTGAAACGGGTCATAACAAGCTATTGA
- a CDS encoding GntR family transcriptional regulator, whose amino-acid sequence MSIPYTITTSEPVNQQIYRFLRREIVACVIPPGSLLSEKEVSCRFNVSRQPVREAFIKLAEAGLVQILPQRGTFVRKISARRVADGRFIREAVEIAVVRRAAAEATPAALMALEHNLQLQKMAAQRHDAQAFLQLDDEFHRLIAQSIDCELAWETVENIKAAMDRVRFLTLSKVSPPESLIDQHEEILNTLRNNDPDGAEKAMRRHLQEMIFSITPIAEQNSDWFEQA is encoded by the coding sequence ATGTCGATACCCTACACCATCACCACCAGCGAACCGGTTAATCAACAGATCTACCGCTTCTTACGCCGCGAGATCGTCGCCTGCGTTATCCCGCCCGGTTCGCTGCTGTCAGAAAAAGAAGTTTCCTGCCGCTTTAACGTCTCACGCCAGCCGGTACGCGAAGCCTTTATCAAGCTGGCGGAAGCCGGGCTGGTGCAGATCCTGCCGCAGCGCGGCACCTTTGTGCGCAAAATCTCCGCCCGACGGGTGGCCGACGGCCGCTTTATCCGCGAAGCGGTGGAAATTGCCGTGGTGCGCCGTGCCGCCGCCGAGGCGACGCCCGCTGCCCTGATGGCGCTGGAGCATAATCTGCAGCTGCAGAAGATGGCGGCTCAGCGGCATGACGCGCAGGCGTTCTTACAGCTGGACGATGAGTTTCATCGGCTGATAGCGCAAAGCATCGACTGCGAACTGGCGTGGGAGACAGTGGAGAACATCAAGGCCGCCATGGATCGGGTGCGCTTTCTGACGCTCAGCAAGGTATCGCCGCCGGAGAGCCTGATCGACCAGCATGAAGAGATCCTCAACACCCTGCGCAATAACGATCCTGACGGCGCGGAGAAGGCGATGCGCCGCCACCTGCAGGAGATGATTTTCTCCATCACCCCGATCGCCGAGCAGAACAGCGACTGGTTTGAGCAGGCGTGA
- the thiM gene encoding hydroxyethylthiazole kinase, protein MKQPDLPDAAFVARSLSLFRQRAPLVHCMTNDVVHSFTANVLLALHASPAMVIDAEEAAQFSAIADALLINVGTLTPPRAGAMLAAVQAANDATTPWTLDPVAVGTLRLRTNFCQQLLALKPALIRGNASEILALSNRQGGGRGVDTQHQAEQALAAAQRLGQRCATIVAVTGETDYVTDGERTLRVPGGSPLMTRVVGTGCALSAVAAGFAALPGDRLQHIASACRVMACAGEQAAARAQGPGSFIPAFLDALWNLNAEALA, encoded by the coding sequence ATGAAACAGCCTGACCTGCCTGACGCCGCGTTTGTCGCGCGCTCCCTCTCTCTGTTCCGCCAGCGCGCGCCGCTGGTTCACTGTATGACCAATGATGTCGTCCACTCTTTTACCGCCAATGTATTGCTGGCGCTGCACGCCTCGCCGGCGATGGTGATCGACGCGGAAGAAGCGGCGCAGTTCAGCGCCATCGCCGATGCGCTGCTGATTAACGTCGGCACTTTAACCCCGCCGCGGGCCGGGGCGATGCTGGCGGCGGTGCAGGCGGCCAACGACGCCACCACGCCCTGGACGCTCGATCCGGTGGCGGTCGGCACGTTGCGGCTGCGCACGAATTTTTGCCAGCAGCTGCTGGCGCTGAAACCCGCCCTGATACGCGGTAACGCCTCAGAAATTCTTGCGCTGTCCAACAGGCAGGGCGGCGGACGCGGCGTCGATACGCAGCACCAGGCGGAGCAGGCGCTTGCCGCCGCGCAGCGGCTGGGGCAGCGTTGTGCAACCATTGTCGCGGTCACCGGCGAGACGGATTATGTTACCGATGGCGAACGCACGCTGAGGGTACCGGGCGGCTCGCCGTTGATGACGCGGGTGGTCGGCACCGGCTGTGCGCTATCGGCGGTGGCGGCGGGTTTCGCCGCGCTGCCGGGCGACCGGCTGCAGCATATCGCCAGCGCCTGCCGGGTTATGGCCTGCGCGGGCGAGCAGGCGGCGGCGCGCGCGCAGGGGCCGGGCAGTTTTATTCCGGCCTTTCTCGACGCGCTCTGGAACCTGAACGCGGAGGCGCTGGCATGA
- a CDS encoding recombinase family protein, which translates to MTTVIGYVRVSTSDQNVENQKQQITEAGYSVNRWFSDEAVSGAVKASERPGFGELLSYVREGDTLIVIAIDRLGRNTIDVLSTVEMLQTKGVKIVSLREGFDLSTPVGKAMLTMMAGLASLEKDLIAERRTAGIKRAQSEGKHCGRPIKATAEQVRELLDQGCSPAMVQDRLAISKATFYRLKTF; encoded by the coding sequence ATGACAACTGTGATCGGATATGTGCGAGTTTCCACCAGCGACCAGAACGTTGAAAACCAGAAGCAGCAGATAACCGAAGCTGGATATAGTGTTAACCGCTGGTTCAGTGATGAAGCCGTGAGTGGTGCAGTTAAGGCATCAGAACGCCCAGGGTTCGGTGAGTTACTCAGCTATGTACGAGAAGGCGATACGCTGATTGTGATTGCTATAGACCGCCTGGGACGTAACACCATTGATGTACTTTCCACAGTTGAAATGTTGCAAACGAAGGGCGTGAAGATTGTCAGCTTGCGAGAAGGATTTGACCTATCAACACCAGTTGGCAAAGCAATGCTTACCATGATGGCAGGACTTGCCAGCCTGGAAAAAGACCTGATAGCAGAGCGCAGAACGGCAGGTATCAAGCGTGCTCAGTCTGAAGGAAAACATTGCGGCAGACCGATTAAAGCAACCGCTGAACAGGTGAGAGAGTTATTAGATCAAGGTTGCTCTCCTGCAATGGTTCAAGATAGGCTGGCTATCAGCAAAGCCACCTTCTACCGACTAAAGACCTTCTGA
- a CDS encoding type IV secretion protein Rhs produces MSAQAEEGTLRRMTLGEIAMARRVFGDSIVYSRVWIHCDSYLPFGLQKQNYAMTPNGELWYRKSMYREDFSANSVFIEDKYVFIHELGHVWQHQHGQWVRMRGAFSWAAEYTYRLDKEKLTDYSLEQQASVLADYWLLLVYGISKWSYYQRPGRMGMYRGVDLLQDVPSLYQKIVTGKGR; encoded by the coding sequence ATGAGCGCACAGGCAGAAGAAGGAACATTACGCCGGATGACTTTAGGCGAGATAGCAATGGCTCGTAGGGTGTTCGGTGATTCGATAGTGTATAGCCGTGTCTGGATTCATTGCGACAGCTATTTACCATTCGGACTACAAAAACAGAACTACGCAATGACTCCAAACGGGGAGTTATGGTACAGAAAGTCGATGTACAGGGAAGATTTTTCCGCAAACTCGGTTTTCATCGAAGATAAATATGTTTTCATCCATGAGCTGGGGCATGTCTGGCAACACCAACACGGGCAATGGGTGAGAATGCGGGGAGCTTTTAGCTGGGCTGCTGAATATACCTACAGGCTGGATAAAGAAAAGCTCACTGATTACTCTCTTGAACAGCAAGCCTCTGTTTTAGCTGATTACTGGTTACTGCTGGTTTATGGGATCAGTAAGTGGTCTTACTATCAGAGACCAGGGCGCATGGGGATGTACAGGGGCGTAGATTTGTTGCAGGATGTCCCTTCGCTTTACCAGAAAATCGTAACAGGGAAGGGGCGTTAA
- the mltB gene encoding lytic murein transglycosylase B: MRHPGILLPLIVLLAACSSKPSSPPPAQTGNPFLGDGGFLLKPSHEIQPLNGDFSGNPAAERFIDKMVQEHGFNRQQLQSVLAQTKRLDWVLRLMDRQAPTPSYQGPTGPNGAWIRYRNKFITPDNVQKGVAFWNQYQDALQRAQREYGVPPEIIVGIIGVETRWGRVMGKTRIIDALATLSFAYPRRAEYFTSELETFLLMARKERDDPLELRGSYAGAMGYGQFMPSSEKLYAVDFNGDGHTNLWDPVDAIGSVANYFKQHGWQAGETVAVPASGQAPGLETGFKTRYSLASLAAAGLRPQATINGNPQVSLLRFDMGKSYQYWYGLPNFYVITRYNHSNHYAMAVWQLGEAVGLAR, from the coding sequence ATGCGTCATCCTGGCATCCTCTTACCGCTGATTGTGTTACTGGCTGCCTGTAGCAGCAAGCCTTCCTCCCCACCGCCTGCGCAAACCGGCAACCCGTTCCTCGGCGACGGCGGTTTTTTGCTCAAGCCCAGCCATGAAATCCAGCCGCTGAACGGCGATTTCTCCGGCAACCCGGCGGCGGAGCGCTTTATCGACAAAATGGTGCAGGAGCATGGCTTCAACCGTCAGCAGCTGCAGAGCGTGCTGGCGCAGACCAAACGCCTCGACTGGGTGCTGCGGCTGATGGATCGCCAGGCGCCGACACCCAGCTATCAGGGACCGACTGGCCCTAATGGCGCCTGGATCCGCTATCGCAATAAGTTCATTACGCCGGACAACGTGCAGAAAGGCGTGGCGTTCTGGAACCAGTATCAGGATGCGCTGCAGCGCGCGCAGCGCGAATATGGCGTACCGCCGGAAATCATTGTCGGCATTATCGGCGTGGAGACCCGCTGGGGCCGCGTGATGGGCAAAACCCGCATTATCGATGCGCTGGCGACGCTCTCGTTCGCCTATCCGCGACGCGCGGAATACTTCACCAGTGAGCTGGAAACTTTTCTGCTGATGGCGCGTAAAGAGCGCGATGACCCGCTGGAATTGCGCGGCTCCTATGCCGGCGCGATGGGGTATGGCCAGTTTATGCCTTCGTCGGAAAAACTCTATGCGGTGGATTTCAACGGCGACGGCCATACCAACCTTTGGGATCCGGTCGATGCCATCGGCAGCGTGGCGAACTACTTCAAACAGCACGGCTGGCAGGCGGGCGAAACGGTCGCCGTGCCGGCGAGCGGGCAGGCACCCGGCCTGGAAACCGGCTTTAAAACCCGTTACAGCCTTGCCAGCCTGGCGGCAGCGGGACTGCGTCCTCAGGCGACCATCAACGGTAATCCGCAGGTCAGCCTGCTGCGCTTTGATATGGGCAAGTCTTATCAGTACTGGTACGGGCTGCCTAACTTCTATGTCATCACCCGCTATAACCACAGTAACCATTACGCGATGGCGGTCTGGCAGCTGGGCGAAGCGGTAGGACTGGCGCGCTAA
- a CDS encoding putative hemolysin — protein sequence MKKSLMFFAAAMLAGCSGGPSRQAPAQKIGMPNPASVYCVQQGGKVEIDAAPNGEIGYCQFPQGERIEEWTLFRQKPQ from the coding sequence ATGAAAAAGAGCCTGATGTTTTTCGCGGCGGCCATGCTGGCTGGCTGCAGCGGCGGTCCTTCTCGCCAGGCGCCTGCGCAGAAGATCGGCATGCCCAATCCCGCTTCCGTTTATTGCGTGCAGCAGGGCGGAAAAGTGGAAATCGATGCCGCTCCGAACGGCGAAATCGGCTACTGCCAGTTTCCCCAGGGCGAACGTATCGAAGAGTGGACGCTGTTCCGGCAAAAGCCGCAGTAA
- the eco gene encoding serine protease inhibitor ecotin gives MKKIAIALSALFIAASAYAGTTPAQSSHASLESVAPYPAAEKGQVRQVIYLPPQQHEDRYKVELLIGKTLERDCNRVMLGAETEQRTLEGWGYDYLVVKRLSPPASTQMMCPDKRTRREFVAAHLPQGLQRYNSKLPIVIYTPADVEVKYRLWQADPAISDAIKQ, from the coding sequence ATGAAAAAAATTGCTATCGCGCTTAGCGCGTTATTTATCGCCGCCTCGGCGTATGCCGGAACGACGCCGGCCCAATCTTCCCACGCCAGCCTGGAAAGCGTGGCGCCCTACCCGGCAGCGGAGAAAGGGCAGGTCCGGCAGGTGATCTATCTGCCGCCGCAGCAGCACGAAGATCGCTATAAAGTCGAGCTGCTGATAGGCAAAACGCTGGAAAGGGACTGCAACCGGGTGATGCTGGGCGCGGAAACCGAGCAGCGCACGCTGGAAGGGTGGGGATATGACTATCTGGTGGTGAAGCGCCTGTCGCCGCCCGCTTCCACGCAGATGATGTGCCCCGATAAGCGCACCCGGCGTGAATTTGTCGCCGCGCATCTTCCGCAGGGCCTGCAGCGCTACAACAGCAAACTGCCGATCGTGATTTATACGCCTGCGGATGTAGAAGTGAAATATCGTCTCTGGCAGGCGGATCCCGCTATCAGCGATGCGATAAAACAGTAA
- a CDS encoding sugar porter family MFS transporter codes for MSYVNNSLDIADTHRRKVRRMNLFISFSAALAGLLFGLDIGVISGALPFITHHFSLTSHQQEWVVSSMMLGAALGALCNGWVSSRLGRKYSLMAGAVLFILGSLGSAFANSLELLLAARVVLGVAVGIASYTAPLYLSEMASENIRGRMISMYQLMITFGILLAFLSDTALSYSGNWRAMLGVLALPAVVLFAMVIFLPNSPRWLAAKGQHIEAEEVLRMLRDTSEKARAELNEIRQSLQMKQGGWTLFRRNGNVRRAVFLGMLLQAMQQFTGMNIIMYYAPQIFKMAGFSNTQQQMMATVVVGLTFMLATLIAVFTVDKAGRKPVLKIGFTVMAFATLVLGYCLMQAGRGEISTGLSWLSVGMTMMCIAGYAMSAAPVVWILCSEIQPLKCRDFGVTCSTTTNWIANMIIGATFLTLLDTIGAAGTFWLYTGFNLAFVVITFWLIPETKNVTLEHIEKNLMSGKKLRDLGQ; via the coding sequence ATGTCTTATGTAAACAATAGTTTAGATATTGCCGATACGCACAGACGCAAGGTGCGTCGTATGAATCTGTTTATCTCCTTTTCCGCCGCGCTGGCGGGCCTGCTGTTTGGGCTGGATATCGGCGTGATTTCAGGCGCGCTGCCCTTTATTACCCACCACTTTTCGCTTACCAGCCATCAACAGGAGTGGGTGGTAAGCAGCATGATGCTCGGCGCGGCGCTGGGCGCGCTGTGTAACGGCTGGGTCTCCTCGCGTCTGGGACGCAAATATAGCCTGATGGCCGGCGCGGTTTTGTTTATTCTCGGATCGCTCGGCTCCGCCTTCGCTAACAGCCTTGAACTGCTGCTGGCGGCGCGCGTGGTGCTGGGCGTCGCCGTGGGCATCGCTTCTTATACCGCCCCGCTCTACCTCTCTGAAATGGCCAGCGAGAATATTCGCGGCAGGATGATCAGCATGTATCAGCTGATGATCACCTTCGGCATTCTGCTGGCCTTTCTCTCCGATACTGCGCTGAGCTACAGCGGCAACTGGCGCGCAATGCTGGGCGTGCTGGCGTTGCCGGCGGTGGTACTGTTCGCAATGGTGATTTTCCTGCCCAACAGCCCGCGCTGGCTGGCGGCGAAAGGACAGCATATCGAAGCGGAAGAAGTGCTGCGCATGCTGCGCGATACCTCGGAAAAAGCGCGCGCCGAACTGAACGAGATCCGCCAAAGCCTGCAGATGAAACAGGGTGGCTGGACGCTGTTCCGCCGCAACGGCAATGTACGCCGCGCGGTATTTCTCGGCATGCTACTGCAGGCGATGCAGCAGTTCACCGGGATGAACATCATCATGTACTACGCGCCGCAGATTTTTAAAATGGCGGGCTTCAGCAATACCCAACAGCAGATGATGGCGACGGTGGTGGTCGGCCTGACCTTTATGCTGGCGACGTTGATTGCGGTCTTTACCGTGGATAAAGCGGGCCGCAAGCCGGTGCTGAAAATTGGCTTTACGGTGATGGCGTTCGCCACGCTGGTGTTGGGCTACTGCCTGATGCAGGCGGGCCGCGGCGAAATCTCTACCGGGCTTTCCTGGCTTTCGGTTGGCATGACAATGATGTGTATTGCCGGTTACGCCATGAGCGCCGCGCCGGTGGTTTGGATCCTCTGTTCGGAAATTCAGCCGCTGAAATGCCGCGACTTCGGCGTTACCTGTTCGACTACCACCAACTGGATCGCCAATATGATTATCGGCGCCACCTTCCTGACGCTGCTGGACACCATCGGCGCAGCGGGCACTTTCTGGCTCTATACCGGTTTTAACCTGGCGTTTGTGGTCATTACCTTCTGGCTGATACCGGAAACCAAAAACGTGACGCTGGAGCATATCGAGAAAAACCTGATGTCGGGCAAGAAGCTGCGTGACCTGGGGCAGTAA
- a CDS encoding NapC/NirT family cytochrome c — MARKRRLFGISWLKGWPVLGVILLGAMAGVALFAGGVTLMHKTSDSEFCVSCHSMQRPLAEYQGSIHFQNPAGIRAECADCHVPPQPVDYLLTKAGALKDVVGEIGGKINSEEKYNAHKLEMAESVWKTMKANDSATCRSCHSFDAMDTLAQRPEARQAHPVAMRDGQNCIDCHRGVAHILPDMSDSNASGAAQLLAAAAHTSDKATRLYAVATQPFRLAPESAAPDGTLFPSTEITVLRRDGEQLQARLDGWRQQDVPGAIYAAPGKRIMSAVLDDAAAKQVVVNGGQTDGETGQRWDRVSLTLWLPTRILIDDRQKIWQYAAGLMSANCTGCHGLTALDHFTANQWIGVMKGMAPRTSLNEEQLRLLTQYAQKHASDSINPQGSEQ; from the coding sequence ATGGCGAGGAAAAGGCGCCTTTTCGGCATCTCATGGCTGAAAGGCTGGCCGGTGCTGGGGGTGATTTTACTGGGGGCGATGGCGGGCGTGGCGCTGTTCGCCGGCGGCGTCACCCTGATGCATAAAACCAGCGACAGCGAATTCTGCGTGTCATGCCACAGCATGCAACGCCCGCTGGCGGAATATCAGGGCAGCATCCACTTTCAGAACCCGGCCGGCATCCGCGCGGAGTGCGCCGATTGCCACGTGCCGCCGCAGCCGGTCGATTACCTGCTGACCAAAGCGGGCGCGCTAAAAGATGTGGTCGGCGAGATCGGCGGCAAAATCAACAGCGAAGAGAAATATAACGCCCACAAACTGGAGATGGCGGAATCGGTGTGGAAAACCATGAAAGCCAACGATTCCGCCACCTGCCGCAGCTGCCATAGCTTTGACGCGATGGATACGCTGGCGCAGCGCCCTGAAGCGCGCCAGGCGCATCCCGTGGCGATGCGCGACGGACAAAACTGCATCGATTGCCACCGCGGCGTGGCGCATATCCTGCCGGATATGAGCGACAGCAACGCCAGCGGCGCAGCGCAGCTGCTGGCGGCGGCAGCCCATACATCGGACAAGGCGACCCGGCTCTACGCCGTCGCCACGCAGCCTTTCCGGCTGGCGCCGGAAAGTGCTGCACCTGACGGCACGCTGTTTCCCTCTACCGAAATCACCGTGCTGCGGCGCGACGGCGAACAGTTACAGGCGCGGCTGGACGGCTGGCGTCAGCAGGATGTGCCGGGCGCCATCTATGCCGCGCCCGGCAAACGCATTATGAGCGCGGTACTGGATGACGCGGCGGCAAAACAGGTGGTCGTCAACGGTGGGCAAACCGATGGCGAAACCGGCCAGCGCTGGGATCGGGTGTCGCTGACGCTCTGGCTGCCGACCCGCATCTTAATCGACGATCGGCAGAAAATCTGGCAGTACGCCGCTGGCCTGATGTCCGCCAACTGCACCGGCTGTCACGGTCTGACCGCGCTGGATCACTTCACCGCCAATCAATGGATCGGCGTGATGAAAGGTATGGCGCCGCGCACCTCGCTGAACGAAGAGCAACTGCGCCTGCTGACGCAGTATGCGCAAAAACATGCCAGCGACAGCATTAACCCACAGGGAAGCGAACAATGA